One window of the Mustelus asterias unplaced genomic scaffold, sMusAst1.hap1.1 HAP1_SCAFFOLD_198, whole genome shotgun sequence genome contains the following:
- the LOC144485553 gene encoding uncharacterized protein LOC144485553 translates to MEKPWKCGDCGKGFNYPSRLEYHRCTHTGANITHRPLKCGDCGKVIRSPSDLETHRRGHTGERPFTCFKCGKGFARTSTLLRHQRVHTGVRPFICSQCGMGFTQLSHLTVHQQVHTGERPFSCSVCGKGFTSLTNLTSHQLVHTDKRLFKCSDCGKSFKSTRNLQRHQYIHCSQSPFSCSVCGKGFTRSFSLLRHQRVHTGARPFSCTKCGKRFSRSCSLQRHQQIHSAENPFICFICGKGFTQSALLLRHQRVHSTEKPFICSECEIGFIQSFQLLRHQRIHTGERPFICSQCGKGFTQSYHLLRHQRVHE, encoded by the coding sequence atggagaaaccatggaaatgtggggactgtgggaagggatttaattatCCATCCCGGCTGGAATATCATCGATGCACTCACACTGGAGCCAACATcacacacaggccactgaaatgtggggactgtggtaaAGTGATCAGATCCCCATCAgatctggaaactcatcgacgtggtcacactggggagagaccattcacctgcttcaagtgtgggaaaggatttgctcggacatccaccctgctgagacaccagcgagttcacactggggtgaggccgttcatctgctcccaatgtggcatgggattcactcagttatctcacctcactgtacatcagcaagttcacactggggagagaccatttagctgctctgtgtgtgggaagggattcaccagtTTAACTAATCTCACTTCtcatcagcttgttcacactgataagAGACTTTTTAAATGTTCGGACTGTGGTAAGAGCTTCAAAAGTACAAGGAATCTCCAGAGACACCAATACATTCACTGTAGTCAGAGCCCATTCTCCTGTTCTGTGTGCggtaagggattcactcggtcattcaGTCTCCtgcgacaccagcgagttcacactggggcgagGCCGTTCTCTTGCACTAAATGTGGAAAGCGATTCAGTCGGTCGTGCAGCTTGCAGAGACATCAACAAATTCACTCTGCGGAGAACCCATTCATCTGTTTCATCTGtggtaagggattcactcagtcagctctcctcctgagacaccagcgtgttcactctACAGAGAAGcctttcatctgctctgagtgtgagataggattcattcagtcattccaactgctgagacaccagcgaattcacactggagagaggccattcatttgctcccagtgtgggaagggatttactcagtcctaccacctactgagacaccagcgagttcacgagtga
- the LOC144485555 gene encoding uncharacterized protein LOC144485555, which translates to MHRDADTHTMGKPWKCGDCGKGFRFPSVLETHQRSHTGERPFTCSVCGKGFSDLSTLLKHQRVHTGERLFTCSNCGKGFTQSSHLLTHQRVHTGEKPFTCSVCGKGFGDSSSLLRHQQVHTGERPFTCSECEKGFRDLSTLRRHQRVHTGERRFTCSDCGEGFTRPSTLLTHQQVHE; encoded by the coding sequence ATGCACCGAGACGCAGACACCCACACCATGggaaaaccgtggaaatgtggggattgtggaaagggattcagattcCCGTCTGTGCTGGAAacacatcaacgcagtcacactggggagagaccgttcacctgctccgtgtgtgggaaaggattcagtgatttatctactctgctgaaacaccagcgagttcacactggggagagactgttcacctgttccaattgtgggaagggcttcactcagtcatcccatctgctgacacaccagcgagttcacactggagagaagccgttcacctgctccgtgtgtgggaaaggattcggagATTCCTccagtctgctgagacaccagcaagttcacactggggaaagaccattcacctgctcagagtgtgagaagggattccgTGATTTATcaaccctgcggagacaccagcgagttcacactggggagagacgatttacctgctctgactgtggggagggattcactcggccaTCCacgctgctgacacaccagcaagttcacgagtga